The Paracoccus liaowanqingii genome window below encodes:
- a CDS encoding lysozyme inhibitor LprI family protein, with protein sequence MRPLLLALVLAGPAAAQDGPPPFDAGPLTACLEGEAPHDGCIGLASAACMAGPDGQTTVGMGFCLDAERQIWDDRLNTAYGALMERAVATDAEMTGLGSSAPPQAPALREMQRDWIAYRDAACTYEAVRWGGGTGAGPAATQCALTLTARQTLWLDGYLVKGR encoded by the coding sequence ATGCGCCCCCTGCTGCTGGCACTGGTGCTGGCCGGCCCCGCCGCCGCCCAGGATGGCCCGCCGCCCTTCGATGCCGGTCCGCTGACCGCCTGCCTCGAGGGCGAGGCCCCCCATGACGGCTGCATCGGCCTGGCGTCGGCGGCCTGCATGGCGGGTCCGGACGGCCAGACCACCGTCGGCATGGGCTTCTGCCTCGATGCCGAGCGTCAGATCTGGGACGACCGCCTGAACACCGCCTACGGCGCGCTGATGGAGCGGGCCGTGGCCACGGATGCCGAGATGACCGGCCTGGGCTCCTCCGCCCCCCCGCAGGCCCCCGCGCTGCGCGAGATGCAGCGGGACTGGATCGCCTATCGCGACGCCGCCTGCACCTACGAGGCCGTCCGGTGGGGCGGCGGCACCGGCGCGGGCCCGGCCGCGACCCAATGCGCCCTGACCCTGACCGCACGCCAGACCCTCTGGCTGGACGGCTATCTGGTCAAGGGCCGCTGA
- a CDS encoding isovaleryl-CoA dehydrogenase, producing MFTKGMDFDLGEDVNALRDMVHRWAQERVAPLAAEVDRSNAFPNDLWSEMGELGLLGITVAEEYGGSGMGYLAHVVAVEEIARASASVSLSYGAHSNLCVNQIKLNGTDAQRAKFLPDLCSGKAVGALAMSEEGAGSDVVGMKLRAEKKNDRYVLNGSKYWITNAPDAHTLVVYAKTDPDAGSRGITAFIVERGMAGFTTGPHFDKLGMRGSNTGELIFDNVEIPFGNVLGEEGRGVRVLMSGLDYERVVLAGIGTGIMAACLDAVLPYVAERKQFGQPVGSFQLMQGKIADMYVALNTARAYVYEVARACDAAKVTRQDAAGAVLYASEQAMVQAHQAVQALGGAGFLNDSAVSRLFRDAKLMEIGAGTSEIRRMLIGRELMGLV from the coding sequence CGTCGCGCCGCTGGCCGCCGAGGTCGACCGCAGCAACGCCTTCCCCAATGACCTCTGGTCCGAGATGGGTGAGCTGGGCCTGCTGGGCATCACCGTGGCCGAGGAATACGGCGGGTCCGGCATGGGCTATCTGGCCCATGTCGTCGCCGTCGAGGAGATCGCGCGCGCCAGCGCCAGCGTCAGCCTGTCCTATGGCGCGCATTCGAACCTCTGCGTGAACCAGATCAAGCTGAACGGCACCGACGCGCAGCGCGCGAAATTCCTGCCCGATTTGTGCAGCGGCAAGGCCGTGGGCGCCTTGGCCATGTCCGAGGAGGGCGCGGGAAGCGATGTCGTCGGCATGAAGCTGCGGGCCGAGAAGAAGAACGACCGCTATGTGCTCAACGGCAGCAAGTACTGGATCACCAACGCGCCCGATGCGCACACGCTCGTGGTCTATGCCAAGACCGATCCCGATGCGGGGTCGCGCGGCATCACCGCCTTCATCGTCGAACGCGGCATGGCGGGGTTCACCACCGGCCCGCATTTCGACAAGCTGGGGATGCGCGGATCGAATACGGGCGAGCTGATCTTCGACAATGTCGAGATCCCGTTCGGGAACGTCCTGGGCGAGGAGGGCCGGGGCGTTCGGGTGCTGATGTCGGGCCTGGACTACGAGAGGGTGGTCCTGGCCGGCATCGGCACCGGCATCATGGCGGCCTGCCTGGACGCGGTCCTGCCCTATGTCGCCGAGCGCAAGCAGTTCGGCCAGCCGGTAGGGTCCTTCCAGCTGATGCAGGGCAAGATCGCCGACATGTATGTCGCGCTGAACACCGCCCGGGCCTATGTCTACGAGGTCGCGCGGGCCTGCGACGCCGCCAAGGTGACGCGGCAGGATGCGGCGGGCGCGGTGCTGTATGCCAGCGAGCAGGCGATGGTGCAGGCGCATCAGGCCGTGCAGGCGCTTGGCGGGGCCGGGTTCCTCAATGACAGCGCGGTCAGCCGCCTCTTCCGCGACGCCAAGCTGATGGAGATCGGCGCCGGCACCAGCGAGATCCGCCGGATGCTGATCGGGCGCGAGCTGATGGGCCTGGTGTGA